One region of Deinococcus malanensis genomic DNA includes:
- a CDS encoding c-type cytochrome has translation MNRTRNTHWVAGSVVSWMLGVTLGVILGITLLIATPLMMRPAQTAAAAEGNQAGGQEQEGGSESVSGMESPGGEGEGTTGTPQDDREGATAGGEGAGGDDDSTGMGPEGGEVGNTGTGAARTSNDNQDIATEDAGEDDPARQRSVEAPEGSEAAGPDGKGIQEIGTEHNSPGTGEGGEGSGQQNEKDTPAAGEGGTGDTGTGTPGTGTTNAGNAAAGNPGAGKTLFATSCGGCHGQNGEGGIGPAMTDDANKWTLAQFTAAVRQGKAPDRELGPNMPRFSEAQLSDADLASIHAYVTSLN, from the coding sequence ATGAACAGAACGCGGAACACTCATTGGGTGGCGGGCAGCGTGGTGTCCTGGATGCTGGGCGTCACGCTGGGCGTCATTCTGGGCATTACCCTGCTGATTGCCACGCCCCTCATGATGCGTCCCGCACAGACGGCAGCCGCCGCTGAAGGCAACCAGGCCGGCGGTCAGGAGCAGGAGGGGGGCAGCGAGTCGGTCTCGGGCATGGAGTCCCCCGGCGGTGAGGGCGAGGGAACCACAGGTACCCCCCAGGATGACCGCGAGGGCGCCACGGCCGGGGGAGAAGGTGCGGGCGGCGACGATGACAGCACCGGCATGGGCCCCGAGGGCGGCGAGGTGGGCAACACCGGGACCGGGGCAGCCAGAACCAGCAACGACAACCAGGATATCGCCACCGAGGACGCTGGGGAGGACGATCCCGCCCGGCAGCGCAGCGTCGAGGCTCCGGAGGGCAGTGAGGCCGCCGGCCCGGATGGTAAAGGCATTCAGGAAATCGGCACCGAGCACAACAGTCCTGGCACAGGTGAAGGCGGTGAGGGTAGTGGCCAGCAAAATGAGAAGGACACGCCCGCCGCAGGAGAGGGCGGCACGGGGGACACCGGGACTGGCACGCCGGGCACCGGCACCACAAATGCTGGAAACGCAGCCGCTGGAAACCCAGGCGCTGGCAAGACCCTGTTCGCCACTTCCTGCGGCGGCTGCCATGGTCAGAACGGCGAGGGTGGCATCGGGCCGGCCATGACCGACGACGCCAACAAGTGGACCCTGGCCCAGTTCACCGCCGCGGTGCGCCAGGGCAAGGCTCCTGACCGTGAACTGGGGCCGAACATGCCCCGCTTCTCCGAGGCGCAGCTGTCCGACGCCGACCTGGCCAGCATTCATGCGTATGTGACCAGCCTGAACTGA
- a CDS encoding SHOCT-like domain-containing protein, translated as MKEKVKRILELVRAGKLSLEDAAPLLAALNTRLALTDSDRELVASLLAREELDAGQVADHLLLLRGVRDMAPSPPLPPRPPRVVVGGRPMPGMDGFVDRLSGSLDGLFDRVTEQVERSIEGSMPPRHRTVTVHSGHSHGSARILRVEVESSTGDEYSANLPVSLAPHLHKLIPPHGLSALERAGLSIEALQLLIESDPPPGDLINAEDSEGNSVRITLR; from the coding sequence ATGAAAGAAAAGGTCAAACGCATTCTGGAACTGGTCCGCGCCGGCAAACTCAGCCTGGAGGACGCCGCGCCCCTGCTCGCCGCCCTGAACACCCGCCTGGCGCTGACGGACAGCGACCGTGAACTGGTGGCCTCGCTGCTGGCCCGTGAGGAACTCGACGCTGGTCAGGTTGCCGACCACCTGCTGCTGCTGCGTGGCGTCAGGGACATGGCGCCCTCTCCGCCTTTGCCGCCACGTCCCCCGCGGGTCGTCGTGGGCGGCCGGCCGATGCCGGGAATGGACGGTTTCGTTGATCGCCTTTCGGGCAGCCTGGACGGTCTATTCGACCGCGTCACCGAGCAGGTCGAACGGTCCATCGAGGGCAGCATGCCACCCCGGCACCGGACCGTGACGGTTCACAGCGGCCACTCCCACGGATCGGCGCGCATCCTGCGGGTAGAGGTCGAGTCCTCGACCGGCGACGAATACTCGGCCAACCTGCCGGTCAGCCTGGCGCCCCACCTGCACAAGCTGATTCCGCCGCACGGCCTGAGTGCTCTGGAACGGGCCGGGCTGAGCATTGAGGCGCTGCAGCTGCTGATCGAGTCCGATCCTCCTCCTGGCGATCTGATCAACGCCGAGGACTCGGAGGGCAACTCGGTCCGGATCACCCTCCGGTGA
- a CDS encoding RNB domain-containing ribonuclease, translated as MTVPLPDLTSAQRTELELLARGRQEKSRTLRDLGLPETPESAHTLLLRLGLWSEARTPYADRLQAALHPVTLPVPDFAPEDRLDLTHLEAYAIDDEGNRDPDDAVGIEVLGDGLTRLWVHVADVAALVPPDSALDLEARSRGATLYLPDQTIGMLPDELVEKTGLGLHPTTPALSIALDLDQDGNADSVDVYLTTVRVERLTYTQTQARLEAGQEPFVTLQRLARASRALREAEGALSIDLPEVRVKADDQGAVVSPLPKPEMRFVVQECMTLAGWGAAIFADDNEVPLPFATQDYPTREVRGDTLSAQWARRKTLARTRFQPVPGPHHGMGLDLYAQVTSPMRRYLDLVVHQQLRAFLSGGEPMSGKVMAAHIAQASLNADATRQAERLSRKHHTLRFVASQPEREWTAVVVDRRGPQATLLIPELAFDLPLSTPAAPGTELRLRLTDVNLPALSVRARSQ; from the coding sequence ATGACTGTCCCACTGCCTGACCTGACTTCCGCGCAGCGCACCGAGCTTGAACTGCTGGCACGCGGGCGGCAGGAAAAAAGCCGGACCCTGCGCGATCTCGGGCTGCCAGAAACGCCGGAAAGTGCCCATACTCTGCTGCTGCGGCTGGGCTTGTGGTCCGAGGCCCGTACTCCCTATGCCGATCGCCTGCAGGCGGCGCTCCACCCCGTCACCCTTCCGGTGCCGGACTTTGCACCGGAGGACCGGCTGGACCTGACACACCTGGAGGCCTATGCCATAGACGATGAAGGCAACCGCGACCCGGACGACGCGGTAGGCATCGAAGTGCTGGGAGACGGGCTCACCCGTCTGTGGGTGCATGTGGCGGATGTCGCCGCCCTGGTGCCACCCGACAGTGCGCTGGACCTGGAAGCCCGTTCACGGGGCGCAACGCTGTACCTGCCCGACCAGACCATCGGCATGCTGCCTGACGAGCTGGTCGAGAAAACGGGCCTGGGCCTGCACCCGACCACACCAGCACTGTCTATAGCCCTGGATCTGGACCAGGACGGCAACGCCGACTCGGTGGACGTCTACCTGACTACAGTCCGGGTGGAGCGGCTGACCTACACGCAGACCCAGGCCCGCCTGGAGGCCGGGCAGGAGCCGTTTGTCACGCTGCAGCGCCTGGCCCGGGCCAGCCGTGCCCTGCGTGAGGCCGAGGGTGCCCTGAGCATCGATCTGCCCGAGGTGCGGGTCAAGGCCGACGACCAGGGCGCCGTGGTGAGTCCTCTGCCCAAGCCGGAAATGCGCTTTGTGGTGCAGGAATGCATGACGCTGGCGGGTTGGGGAGCCGCAATCTTCGCCGACGACAACGAGGTGCCGCTGCCGTTCGCGACCCAGGACTACCCCACCCGGGAGGTGCGTGGAGACACGCTGAGCGCCCAGTGGGCACGCCGAAAAACCCTGGCCCGCACGCGCTTTCAGCCGGTGCCGGGGCCGCACCATGGCATGGGCCTGGACCTGTACGCCCAGGTCACGAGCCCCATGCGCCGGTACCTTGATCTGGTGGTGCACCAGCAGCTGCGGGCCTTTCTGAGCGGCGGCGAACCCATGAGCGGCAAGGTCATGGCCGCCCATATTGCCCAGGCCAGCCTGAATGCCGACGCCACCCGGCAGGCCGAGCGCCTGAGCCGCAAACACCACACCCTGCGGTTTGTCGCCTCGCAGCCGGAACGGGAATGGACCGCCGTGGTGGTCGACCGGCGTGGCCCGCAGGCGACCCTGCTGATTCCCGAACTGGCCTTCGACCTGCCCCTGAGCACCCCGGCAGCCCCCGGGACTGAGCTGCGGTTGCGCCTGACCGACGTGAATCTGCCGGCGCTGAGCGTACGCGCCCGCAGTCAGTAA
- a CDS encoding GNAT family N-acetyltransferase → MTVAVRPACPDDAPAIAAVHTGSWAETYPGLVPSEFLTHMTDAAARERRTANWAAAIGRPGQPVYVAELAGEIVGFTSGGPAPQHPGFDAELYTLYRFRRVQGRGAGRALLLTLAQDLHAAGAHSMALWVLDVNPSRGWYLRQGAREHGEKTVPVSGGQLREVRMVWDSLASLVAGEQQLSV, encoded by the coding sequence ATGACTGTAGCCGTGCGGCCCGCGTGCCCTGACGACGCCCCTGCCATAGCCGCCGTGCATACGGGGAGCTGGGCGGAAACCTATCCTGGTCTGGTCCCCTCCGAGTTCCTGACCCACATGACCGACGCTGCGGCCCGGGAGCGCCGCACGGCCAACTGGGCCGCAGCCATCGGTCGTCCCGGGCAGCCGGTCTATGTCGCGGAACTTGCTGGAGAGATCGTGGGATTCACCTCGGGTGGCCCGGCGCCGCAACACCCAGGTTTCGATGCCGAACTGTACACGCTGTACAGGTTCCGTCGCGTGCAGGGCAGGGGAGCAGGCCGTGCGCTGCTGCTGACGTTGGCCCAGGACCTGCACGCAGCAGGCGCGCACTCGATGGCGCTGTGGGTGCTGGACGTCAATCCCTCGCGTGGCTGGTACCTCCGCCAGGGCGCACGGGAGCACGGTGAGAAAACCGTGCCAGTTTCCGGTGGGCAGCTGCGCGAGGTGCGAATGGTCTGGGACAGCCTCGCGTCCCTGGTCGCAGGTGAACAGCAACTCAGCGTCTGA
- a CDS encoding GNAT family N-acetyltransferase — protein MDREVIDLGWGYTARPIPLESYREACARLEGWIFGGNWLYAFDPPAKAPPPLGEDFTWGLYHGTELIGWSHAHQRDERTVYMADTGILPEHQGRGLYTRLLPAVLQAFRTAGYTLVQSHHRATNNRVIVPKLRAGFLVQGLNLYEGGLNVALTLSLDPAYQEAQHVRSGFRAPEAQGARGEAARRLGLRPPGTQAPAPVPQVKMPASPGPEEDLGSGYTLHPVGYELYLDVYRQLEHSAYSSVSFDWPAAPRLEDPAGRRYAWLIGHQGQVAGWQLSRQWDRRTAYMVNTALLPAHRGQGLYSRLLPVVLRALQAKGYDLVRSHHHATNNAVLIPKLRAGFFMQGLQVDEHGVMAVLVHSFAPEYQEAMHLRSGLHRPQGRSGRRLGLTCPEEA, from the coding sequence GTGGACCGGGAAGTGATTGACCTGGGTTGGGGTTACACCGCCCGGCCGATCCCACTCGAAAGCTACCGCGAGGCGTGCGCCCGGCTGGAAGGCTGGATCTTCGGAGGCAACTGGTTGTATGCCTTTGATCCACCTGCGAAGGCGCCGCCTCCCCTCGGCGAGGACTTCACCTGGGGCCTGTACCACGGCACCGAACTCATCGGCTGGAGCCACGCCCACCAACGCGACGAACGCACCGTCTATATGGCCGATACCGGCATCCTGCCGGAGCACCAGGGCAGAGGTCTGTACACCCGGCTGCTGCCTGCAGTGCTGCAGGCCTTCCGCACTGCCGGGTACACCCTGGTCCAGAGCCACCACCGCGCGACCAACAACCGCGTGATCGTGCCCAAGCTGCGTGCCGGCTTCCTGGTGCAGGGCCTGAACCTGTACGAGGGCGGACTCAATGTGGCCCTGACGCTCTCGCTGGACCCGGCCTACCAGGAAGCGCAGCATGTCCGTAGCGGTTTTCGCGCACCTGAGGCCCAGGGTGCCCGGGGCGAGGCGGCGCGGCGCCTGGGGCTCAGGCCGCCCGGCACGCAGGCGCCGGCTCCAGTCCCTCAGGTAAAGATGCCTGCCAGCCCAGGCCCGGAAGAAGACCTGGGGAGTGGATACACCCTTCACCCGGTGGGCTACGAGCTTTACCTCGACGTGTACAGACAACTGGAACATTCCGCCTACAGCAGTGTGTCGTTTGACTGGCCGGCCGCGCCACGGCTGGAAGATCCGGCAGGCCGCCGCTATGCCTGGCTGATCGGGCACCAGGGGCAGGTGGCCGGCTGGCAGCTCTCGCGGCAGTGGGACCGCCGCACGGCCTACATGGTCAACACCGCCCTGCTGCCGGCTCACCGCGGCCAGGGCCTCTACAGCCGGCTGCTGCCGGTGGTGCTGCGGGCGCTGCAGGCCAAGGGCTATGACCTGGTGCGCAGCCATCACCATGCCACCAACAACGCGGTCCTGATTCCCAAACTGCGGGCCGGTTTCTTTATGCAGGGCCTGCAGGTCGATGAGCACGGGGTGATGGCCGTCCTGGTTCACAGTTTTGCCCCCGAGTACCAGGAGGCCATGCACCTGCGCAGCGGCTTGCACAGGCCCCAGGGAAGATCCGGGCGCAGACTGGGGTTAACGTGCCCAGAAGAGGCCTAG
- a CDS encoding peptidoglycan-binding domain-containing protein produces MRFTALTFTLALAAPASAAPTAIQVEQAAMRVASRINGVLRDCPASYAKVGTPDKKCVGASLTVEQVRSKLSATVGSDLQGVWRSRDSQRSVYNWLETPGGYVYLRLQADPDGRAQTLVYLDTPPNSAPASAPASSAATPAPKVTVNRAEPAKVTIARPEPAKTAPKPAPPKPVAARPASVAKPASAQPAPRPAAPPPATSSGSGVAPVPFTRVLQLQEQRMNGADIRAAQNRLIQLTENSRGGQGDGWFGPVTAATVRVFQAANDLPVTGRIDQATWTALFSSGARTFVVPSLP; encoded by the coding sequence ATGAGGTTTACTGCGCTCACATTCACGCTGGCTCTGGCCGCTCCTGCGTCCGCTGCCCCTACCGCTATACAGGTGGAACAGGCTGCGATGCGTGTGGCATCCAGGATAAATGGGGTGCTGCGTGACTGTCCTGCAAGCTACGCCAAGGTCGGCACCCCCGACAAGAAATGTGTGGGTGCGTCCCTCACCGTCGAGCAGGTCCGCAGCAAGCTGAGTGCCACAGTGGGCAGTGACCTGCAGGGGGTCTGGCGCAGCCGTGACAGCCAGCGCAGCGTCTACAACTGGCTGGAGACTCCTGGGGGATACGTCTACCTGCGGCTGCAGGCCGACCCGGACGGCCGGGCACAGACGCTGGTATACCTGGACACGCCGCCGAACTCGGCGCCGGCCAGTGCACCGGCAAGCAGCGCTGCAACCCCAGCCCCGAAAGTCACGGTCAACCGTGCCGAGCCGGCCAAGGTCACTATCGCGCGTCCAGAGCCCGCAAAGACGGCGCCCAAGCCAGCACCACCCAAGCCAGTGGCGGCCAGACCAGCTTCCGTGGCCAAACCGGCGTCAGCCCAGCCCGCGCCCCGGCCGGCCGCTCCCCCCCCGGCGACCAGCAGCGGATCGGGCGTGGCACCCGTTCCGTTTACCCGTGTCCTGCAACTTCAGGAACAGCGCATGAATGGTGCAGATATCCGGGCGGCCCAGAACCGCCTGATCCAGCTGACCGAGAACAGCCGTGGCGGCCAGGGCGACGGCTGGTTTGGCCCAGTGACGGCAGCGACCGTCCGGGTCTTCCAGGCAGCCAATGATCTGCCGGTAACCGGACGGATCGACCAGGCCACCTGGACTGCTTTGTTCTCTTCCGGAGCCCGGACCTTCGTGGTCCCCAGCCTTCCCTGA
- a CDS encoding DUF2089 domain-containing protein, which yields MFMRPLPLPFPDETESPLVTELRFPTSGVTVRGVFELNEFAVLTPDNLEFLRLYIRVRGNLKEVERVLGVSYPTVRARFDTLLRAIGYESEVADPHDEVLEKLERGEITPDEAARKLRR from the coding sequence ATGTTTATGCGCCCTCTGCCCCTGCCTTTTCCCGACGAGACCGAATCGCCGCTGGTGACGGAACTTCGCTTTCCGACCAGCGGCGTTACGGTGCGCGGCGTCTTTGAACTGAACGAGTTCGCGGTGCTGACCCCCGACAATCTGGAGTTCCTGCGGCTGTACATCCGGGTGCGTGGCAACCTCAAGGAGGTCGAGCGCGTGCTGGGCGTGAGTTACCCCACGGTCCGGGCGCGCTTCGACACGCTGCTGCGCGCCATCGGCTACGAGTCGGAGGTGGCTGACCCCCATGACGAGGTGCTGGAAAAGCTCGAACGCGGGGAAATCACCCCCGACGAGGCCGCCCGCAAGCTCAGACGCTGA
- a CDS encoding N-acetylmuramoyl-L-alanine amidase: MKRIAIFLSSALLVAMASHGRAQSSDPFQRSAPVQTLPALRGTSPTTPPVTVPLKLTGTQNAAFGTPRASSDGSNTRVVFDLQPGVTYSLTPTFTGLRLDIQGARVIPAMTARLGASVSEYRAGGGQATLITPFPLSFTDGWKASEATLANGNRVLILEFGPTVEGGASAALKANVRVTPAPAAATPATAVKTPVKEGLPPGDTVAPVKVLPPAPALPGADANVPSALVGRIPGTAQAGAQLSAPRIGKNPGQTRLVLDLPAGASYRIVPSGVSLRIELSGVTGGAQGAENISPELRSWRFEPVGGGLQATLVTAARVTERSGWRAQLLPPSGSDRSRLVIDISPAMANLTPLSPREKVLAAVPPVPVTRGTAILALSASYVQPRVVLDPGHGGRDPGAVGTVIEKEITLGVALRVRDMLRAAGVDVVMTRDTDRALHSSKNTDLEMRAATSAPGTQLFVSIHVNALEAKTALRGYGIETWWNPNHPLSSSLAAILQRSMVAESGAFSRGLKNNLSLGVLRNSRVPAALIEIGFASHPVDGLNLQDENYLDRVALGVASGIREALISGVTASRQVLTPSAGGAEK; the protein is encoded by the coding sequence ATGAAGCGGATTGCCATCTTTCTCTCATCTGCCCTGCTGGTTGCGATGGCGAGTCACGGTCGCGCGCAGTCCAGCGATCCCTTCCAGCGCAGTGCTCCGGTCCAGACCCTGCCGGCATTGCGGGGCACTTCGCCCACCACGCCTCCGGTCACAGTGCCGCTGAAGCTCACAGGAACCCAGAACGCGGCGTTCGGGACACCGCGCGCCAGCAGCGACGGCAGCAATACCCGGGTGGTTTTTGACCTGCAGCCTGGCGTCACCTACAGCCTGACTCCGACCTTTACGGGGCTGCGGCTGGACATTCAGGGCGCGCGGGTAATCCCGGCCATGACCGCCCGCCTGGGGGCCAGCGTCAGCGAGTACCGCGCCGGCGGGGGCCAGGCCACCCTGATTACCCCCTTCCCACTGTCCTTTACCGATGGATGGAAGGCCAGCGAGGCCACCCTGGCCAACGGCAACCGGGTGCTGATCCTGGAGTTCGGTCCGACCGTCGAGGGCGGAGCCAGCGCTGCCCTGAAGGCAAATGTGCGGGTGACCCCTGCCCCGGCCGCCGCGACGCCGGCGACTGCCGTCAAGACTCCGGTCAAGGAAGGCCTGCCCCCAGGCGACACCGTGGCGCCCGTCAAGGTGCTGCCCCCCGCCCCGGCGCTGCCCGGCGCCGACGCCAATGTGCCCAGCGCGCTCGTGGGCCGCATTCCCGGAACTGCGCAGGCGGGAGCACAGCTGTCCGCCCCGCGGATCGGCAAGAACCCTGGACAGACACGTCTGGTCCTGGACCTTCCGGCCGGTGCCAGCTACCGCATTGTGCCCTCGGGTGTCAGCCTGCGCATCGAACTCAGCGGCGTGACCGGCGGGGCGCAGGGTGCCGAGAACATCAGCCCCGAACTGCGCTCCTGGCGCTTCGAGCCGGTTGGCGGAGGGCTGCAGGCGACCCTGGTGACAGCCGCGCGGGTCACCGAGCGCAGCGGCTGGCGGGCCCAGCTGTTGCCCCCGTCCGGAAGCGACCGCTCCCGTCTGGTGATCGACATCTCGCCAGCGATGGCCAACCTGACGCCGCTGTCCCCCCGCGAGAAAGTCCTGGCTGCAGTGCCCCCGGTTCCGGTCACGCGTGGTACGGCCATCCTGGCCCTGAGTGCCAGCTATGTCCAGCCGCGTGTGGTGCTTGATCCGGGTCATGGTGGACGTGACCCTGGGGCGGTCGGCACGGTGATCGAAAAGGAAATTACCCTGGGGGTGGCGCTCCGCGTACGCGACATGCTGCGGGCGGCTGGTGTGGATGTGGTCATGACGCGCGACACCGACCGCGCCCTACACAGCAGTAAAAACACTGACCTGGAAATGCGCGCCGCCACTAGTGCGCCCGGAACGCAGCTGTTTGTCAGCATTCACGTCAACGCGCTGGAAGCCAAGACGGCCCTGCGCGGCTACGGCATCGAGACCTGGTGGAACCCCAACCACCCGCTGTCGAGCAGTCTCGCGGCGATCCTGCAGCGGTCGATGGTGGCGGAATCCGGCGCCTTCTCGCGTGGGCTCAAAAACAACCTGTCCCTGGGCGTTTTGCGCAATAGCCGCGTTCCGGCGGCGCTGATCGAGATCGGCTTCGCCAGTCACCCGGTCGACGGCCTGAACCTGCAGGACGAGAACTATCTTGACCGCGTGGCTCTCGGGGTGGCCAGCGGCATCCGTGAGGCCCTGATCTCAGGGGTGACGGCCAGCCGGCAGGTGCTGACCCCCAGTGCAGGTGGCGCAGAGAAGTGA
- a CDS encoding agmatine deiminase family protein, with amino-acid sequence MQHFLPSDPSPHELGFRMPAEWEPHAATWMSWPADDDLWFGHLDGVREEFAGLVRTIARFEPVELLVRDAESEENARARLAGADVTYHRLPLDDVWLRDNGPIFVRRGDELAFVNWRFNSWGGKFSWEHDDQVPEYVARVLWAAHWDRPEVLEGGGLEVNGLGTGLTTRSCFLTDTRNPGLSEEGYGALLHDTLGVSRLLWLDGGLENDHTDGHIDTITRFTDERTIVTSVESNPADPNHAVMQNNLEALRQMTDQDGRQFRIVELPLPASRLEGAEGRLPPTYANFYIGNGFVVVPMYGDPNDARALEVLRPLFPEREVIGLPSRKIIEGGGSFHCVTQQQPRGTVWTGK; translated from the coding sequence ATGCAGCATTTCCTGCCCTCCGATCCTTCGCCCCATGAGCTGGGGTTCCGCATGCCGGCCGAATGGGAGCCTCATGCCGCCACCTGGATGAGCTGGCCCGCCGACGACGACCTGTGGTTTGGTCATCTGGACGGGGTGCGCGAGGAATTCGCGGGACTCGTCCGGACCATCGCACGCTTTGAGCCGGTAGAGCTGCTGGTACGCGACGCCGAGAGTGAGGAGAATGCCCGGGCGCGGCTGGCGGGTGCGGACGTCACCTATCACCGTCTGCCTTTGGATGACGTCTGGCTGCGGGACAACGGGCCGATCTTCGTGCGCCGCGGTGACGAGCTGGCCTTTGTGAACTGGCGCTTCAACTCCTGGGGTGGCAAGTTCAGCTGGGAGCATGACGACCAGGTCCCGGAATATGTGGCACGGGTCCTGTGGGCCGCCCACTGGGACCGTCCCGAGGTTCTTGAAGGGGGCGGTCTGGAAGTCAACGGCCTGGGCACAGGGCTGACCACCCGCTCGTGCTTTCTGACCGACACCCGTAATCCCGGCCTTTCTGAAGAGGGGTACGGCGCCCTGCTGCACGACACCCTGGGCGTGTCCAGGCTGCTGTGGCTGGACGGTGGCCTGGAAAACGACCACACCGACGGGCACATCGATACCATCACCCGCTTTACCGACGAGCGCACCATCGTCACCAGTGTCGAGAGCAATCCGGCAGATCCCAACCACGCGGTGATGCAGAACAATCTTGAAGCCCTGCGTCAGATGACCGATCAGGACGGTCGGCAGTTCCGGATCGTGGAACTGCCGCTGCCGGCCAGCCGGCTCGAGGGCGCCGAGGGTCGGCTGCCTCCCACCTACGCCAACTTCTACATCGGGAACGGTTTTGTCGTGGTGCCCATGTACGGAGACCCGAACGATGCCCGGGCGCTGGAAGTCCTGCGGCCCCTGTTTCCGGAGCGTGAGGTCATCGGCCTGCCCAGCCGCAAGATCATCGAGGGCGGCGGCAGCTTTCACTGCGTGACCCAGCAGCAGCCCCGGGGGACGGTGTGGACCGGGAAGTGA
- a CDS encoding Crp/Fnr family transcriptional regulator: MNYPSLVWHLKRTELFADLELAELEQVAATTPYRSYQPGEVIYRMDDPADALYFVRSGLIKISKLFPNGKEAILGVIGQHDTFGELLLQAEERRPTQAEALERTTLIVLPRNELQKLLNSKPDLAMKLIRLMAARLFEAQSWTAAVSAYSAPERVASLLYRLAREFGRPHAQGVELALKLNQEDIARMVGATRETVSHSLGKLKQDGAIVRARTPIIVRMDALKQYLEQSH; encoded by the coding sequence ATGAATTACCCAAGCCTGGTTTGGCACCTCAAGCGTACGGAGCTGTTCGCTGACCTTGAACTTGCCGAACTGGAACAGGTCGCTGCCACCACTCCCTACCGCTCCTATCAGCCGGGGGAAGTGATCTACCGCATGGACGATCCGGCAGACGCGCTGTACTTCGTGCGCAGCGGCCTGATCAAGATCAGCAAGCTGTTTCCCAATGGCAAGGAAGCCATCCTGGGTGTGATCGGTCAGCACGACACCTTTGGTGAACTGCTGCTGCAGGCCGAGGAACGCCGGCCCACCCAGGCCGAGGCCCTGGAGCGCACTACCCTGATCGTGCTGCCCCGCAATGAGCTGCAAAAGCTCCTGAACAGCAAGCCGGATCTGGCGATGAAGCTGATCCGGCTGATGGCCGCGCGGCTGTTCGAGGCCCAGTCCTGGACGGCGGCGGTCAGTGCCTACAGTGCCCCGGAACGCGTGGCCAGCCTGCTCTACCGGCTGGCGCGTGAATTTGGCCGCCCTCACGCGCAGGGTGTGGAACTGGCCCTGAAGCTCAATCAGGAAGACATTGCCCGCATGGTGGGTGCCACCCGCGAGACGGTCAGCCACAGCCTGGGCAAGCTCAAGCAGGACGGCGCCATCGTGCGGGCCCGCACACCCATCATCGTGCGCATGGACGCCCTGAAGCAGTATCTGGAACAGAGCCACTGA
- a CDS encoding MGMT family protein, translating to MTSTPEASFRDRVLSLVARIPEGRVMTYGQLALLAGQPGAARQAGYVMNALMGGSDLPWQRVINAQGRVSTHKLGFGDMQERLLMSEGVAFDSSGRCDLARLQWWPPEAAPASPERLL from the coding sequence GTGACCAGTACCCCGGAAGCCTCCTTTCGTGACCGGGTGCTTTCGCTGGTGGCCCGCATCCCCGAGGGCCGGGTGATGACCTATGGACAGCTCGCCCTGCTGGCCGGTCAGCCCGGGGCGGCGCGCCAGGCCGGGTATGTAATGAACGCCCTGATGGGCGGCAGCGATCTGCCCTGGCAGCGCGTGATCAATGCCCAGGGACGGGTGAGCACCCACAAGCTGGGATTCGGGGACATGCAAGAAAGGCTGCTGATGTCCGAAGGGGTGGCATTCGACTCTTCGGGCCGCTGTGATCTGGCACGGCTGCAGTGGTGGCCCCCGGAGGCCGCGCCAGCTTCACCTGAACGGCTGCTGTAG